In Alkalibaculum bacchi, a genomic segment contains:
- a CDS encoding branched-chain amino acid aminotransferase, which translates to MRIVEITVTRTNSPKVKPDESSLVFGHEFTDHMFVMDYKEGQGWYDPRIVPYGPLTLDPSTMVFHYGQETFEGLKAYKAEDGTIQLFRPKDNIRRMNQSNDRLCIPAIDEDLFLEAIKAVVKIDEDWIPTSPGTSLYIRPFVIATDPFIGVKPSSTYMLMIILSPVGSYYKEGLNPTKIYVEDEYVRAVPGGTGYAKTGANYAASLKAQVEAHKKGYSQVLWLDGIERKYIEEVGTSNAFFKVDGKVHTAPLQGSILGGITRDTSIELLKSWGIEVIEEPFTIDDVMRWHQEGKLEEAFATGTAAVISPIGILGWKGNDIQINNQEIGKISQKLYDTITEIQNGKEKDTFDWIVRV; encoded by the coding sequence ATGAGGATCGTGGAAATTACAGTAACAAGGACAAATTCACCAAAAGTAAAACCTGATGAGAGTAGTTTGGTTTTTGGTCATGAATTTACAGACCATATGTTTGTTATGGATTATAAAGAAGGGCAAGGTTGGTATGACCCTCGCATTGTGCCCTACGGACCCTTGACTTTAGATCCATCAACCATGGTATTCCATTACGGACAAGAGACATTTGAAGGGTTAAAAGCATACAAAGCAGAAGATGGTACCATTCAACTATTTAGACCAAAAGATAATATAAGGAGAATGAATCAGTCTAATGATAGACTTTGTATTCCTGCTATAGATGAAGATCTTTTCTTAGAAGCAATAAAGGCAGTAGTAAAAATAGACGAAGATTGGATTCCAACAAGTCCAGGAACTTCATTATACATTAGACCATTTGTTATCGCTACAGATCCGTTTATCGGTGTAAAACCATCATCAACATATATGTTGATGATTATCTTAAGCCCTGTAGGCTCTTACTATAAAGAAGGATTAAATCCTACAAAAATCTATGTAGAAGACGAATACGTAAGAGCAGTACCAGGTGGCACTGGATATGCTAAAACTGGTGCAAATTATGCAGCTAGCCTTAAAGCACAAGTAGAAGCTCATAAAAAAGGTTACTCCCAAGTATTGTGGTTAGATGGTATCGAGAGAAAATATATTGAGGAAGTTGGAACAAGTAACGCTTTCTTTAAAGTAGACGGCAAAGTCCATACAGCTCCATTACAGGGAAGCATATTAGGCGGAATCACTAGAGATACCTCAATAGAGTTATTAAAGAGCTGGGGAATAGAAGTAATAGAAGAGCCATTTACCATTGATGATGTTATGAGATGGCATCAAGAAGGAAAGCTTGAAGAAGCATTTGCGACAGGAACAGCAGCTGTCATTTCTCCAATCGGCATACTAGGTTGGAAAGGTAATGATATACAAATTAACAATCAAGAAATCGGAAAAATATCTCAAAAACTATACGATACAATCACTGAAATCCAAAACGGAAAAGAAAAAGATACATTTGATTGGATTGTTAGAGTATAG